From a region of the Leptospira kmetyi serovar Malaysia str. Bejo-Iso9 genome:
- a CDS encoding sulfatase-like hydrolase/transferase — MFSLFIQKLNNFNSSISKSKFRFVFVFLVPALILFADLGLRWKILSQMESLQWAYYLLSFLYSSLIYALLLFSLFLLFSVSRIRSYWTVLGFAAFAYSICVIGSYGYFLYAGIMPNFFVFSYIFQEPFNSWTIFKGGLTVWSLIGFFFLFILLFLSLRIASSNFRPARFQRSILAVLILGFLALTAFFHNNTRFNDQIYVADTNSISFINRNIYNLLTGDRLGSAGLQSRNKPILKESPNPFRKNILIVLSESLRRKSMALYGYNKETTPFLNRWTKNPQDGSVVVFQNAFSNSSSTLISVPSLLSGVSPIQPVSMTHSSPLFWEYGKAAGLSTFYISSHSFRWNNFSGFFKNAGIDFLWNKEISGLGVFNDIGIDDRKTVAEFKNRVKLLKGKGENFAGVLHLNTNHFPYIIPEESVYFPIGKDTYAPYDNSVRYLDGLLEEVFNFLNEEKLSEDTLVIFTSDHGEALFEHDYIGHIESNHIETVAIPMLFFLPNSLKDRKFEDRLRKNADRNVSNTDLIPTIADILGVSTQSEVKGYLSQLEGRSLLSNLANDRRIFIANNNETSLYRVGMSYIKGNLHYMLRLNSFPPDEEAYDIQADPIEKKNLWPTMNLEQKKEIRKELDACGLCQDLYSASGIKL, encoded by the coding sequence CCATATCCAAATCCAAGTTTCGGTTTGTATTCGTATTTCTCGTACCGGCCTTGATTCTTTTCGCCGATCTGGGACTTCGCTGGAAAATTCTCAGCCAAATGGAAAGCCTTCAATGGGCTTATTATCTTTTGTCGTTTTTATATTCTTCCCTGATCTACGCCTTGCTTTTGTTTTCCTTGTTTCTTTTGTTTTCCGTTTCGAGGATCCGATCGTATTGGACCGTTTTGGGTTTTGCGGCTTTTGCATATTCGATTTGTGTAATAGGTTCTTACGGATATTTTTTATACGCGGGAATCATGCCGAATTTTTTCGTGTTCTCTTATATCTTTCAGGAACCCTTCAACAGCTGGACGATCTTTAAGGGCGGTCTTACCGTTTGGAGTTTGATCGGATTTTTCTTTTTGTTCATTCTGCTTTTCTTAAGTCTCCGAATCGCGTCGTCGAACTTCAGACCGGCGCGTTTTCAAAGAAGTATTCTTGCGGTTTTGATTCTCGGGTTTTTGGCTCTCACAGCGTTCTTTCACAACAACACGCGCTTCAACGATCAGATCTACGTAGCCGATACGAATTCGATTTCGTTTATCAATCGCAACATTTATAATCTTCTCACCGGAGATCGTCTCGGTTCTGCGGGTTTGCAATCCAGAAACAAACCGATCCTAAAAGAAAGTCCGAATCCGTTTCGAAAAAACATCCTGATCGTTCTGAGCGAAAGTCTTCGCAGAAAGAGCATGGCTCTTTACGGTTACAACAAGGAGACGACTCCGTTCTTAAACCGTTGGACAAAAAATCCTCAAGACGGATCGGTTGTGGTTTTTCAAAACGCGTTTTCGAATTCGAGTTCCACTTTGATTTCGGTTCCGAGTTTGTTGTCCGGGGTTTCTCCGATTCAACCGGTTTCGATGACTCACAGTTCTCCTTTGTTTTGGGAATATGGAAAGGCGGCCGGTCTTTCGACGTTTTACATTTCGAGTCATAGTTTTCGTTGGAATAATTTTTCCGGTTTTTTTAAAAACGCGGGAATCGATTTTTTGTGGAATAAGGAGATCAGCGGTCTCGGAGTTTTCAACGATATCGGGATCGACGATCGTAAGACGGTAGCCGAGTTTAAAAACCGCGTAAAACTTCTCAAAGGGAAAGGGGAGAATTTTGCGGGCGTTCTTCATCTCAACACCAATCACTTTCCGTATATCATTCCCGAAGAATCCGTTTACTTTCCGATCGGAAAGGATACGTACGCGCCTTACGACAATTCGGTCCGTTATCTCGACGGTCTTTTGGAAGAAGTATTCAACTTTTTGAATGAAGAAAAATTATCCGAGGACACTCTCGTAATCTTCACCTCCGATCACGGAGAAGCACTTTTCGAACACGACTACATCGGTCATATCGAAAGCAATCATATCGAAACCGTCGCGATTCCTATGTTGTTCTTTTTGCCTAATTCCTTAAAGGATCGTAAGTTCGAAGATCGTCTTAGAAAGAACGCGGATCGAAACGTTTCTAACACCGATCTCATTCCCACCATCGCGGATATTCTGGGAGTTTCGACTCAATCGGAGGTGAAAGGATATTTATCCCAACTGGAAGGCAGATCCCTTCTTTCCAATCTTGCGAACGACAGAAGAATTTTTATCGCGAACAACAACGAGACTTCCTTGTATCGGGTCGGGATGAGTTATATCAAAGGGAATCTTCATTATATGCTTCGTCTGAATTCCTTTCCGCCGGACGAAGAAGCGTATGATATCCAAGCCGATCCGATCGAAAAAAAGAATCTTTGGCCCACGATGAACCTGGAACAGAAAAAAGAAATCCGCAAGGAATTGGACGCTTGCGGTCTTTGTCAGGATCTGTATTCCGCATCGGGAATCAAACTGTAA
- a CDS encoding LTA synthase family protein yields MFQRIPTHLKLILGYVLYFALILLLYKIAFLSVYSYRLREVPVEEVALAFLLGFRFDLVVIGMTLGLFAFLSVLPYFNRFKAYRFFWGYTPILLGVWMIAHLIADIIYFENANKHIGYEGFVFIGKDLGVILRSALEQNTVTFLIGIVFLLVFLPVSTWLFLKYNPYQYKKESWKSTAIQISIVLIVTIVAVRGGIQESPIRATNAIVSGNNFVNNIALNGVFTSIMDLKSQSIPKFLKLETDEAVSIVRKEISYPGAEFISDKYPILRVQKETNAGTPPNVVLIMLENWTGKFIRPISNGLVEGKEVTPYFNQLLKKGRFYNRFIASGGRTTNGMMSILTGIPDRPGLTVVRTHQVLGNFSGIGNIFKRMGYDTFFVTGGDLSFDNKSTLMPHWGFDTVLGEKEIAKLGRFKLGAWGYDDADVLQLLHERISSSKKPILGLALTLTTHYPYRTPSEKFRIFDPSTRDYDFLNVYNYADWAVHNFIAQAEKSGYFKNTIFVFVADHTHHRYLDYYEDRNVPFLIYAPGRVAPALDETIASQLDVIPTILGLVGKKAVFSSMGRNLLAPGRTQTAYFAYGNLFGWIENDHFYLRFFDGKEDLSYNIQPPRQKNNFCEKDPVVCDDMSKKAKAYLNLSYELLNKNIVFPSDAELQKEIDSKK; encoded by the coding sequence ATGTTTCAACGTATACCCACACACTTAAAACTTATCTTAGGTTATGTTCTCTACTTCGCTCTCATCCTCTTGTTATACAAGATCGCTTTTTTATCGGTCTATTCGTATCGTCTTCGGGAAGTTCCCGTGGAAGAAGTCGCTCTCGCGTTTCTTTTGGGTTTTCGATTCGATCTCGTCGTGATCGGAATGACGTTGGGCTTGTTCGCATTCTTATCCGTTTTGCCTTACTTCAATCGATTCAAAGCGTATCGTTTTTTCTGGGGATACACTCCGATTCTTTTGGGAGTTTGGATGATAGCGCACTTGATCGCGGACATCATCTACTTTGAAAACGCGAACAAACATATCGGTTACGAGGGTTTCGTTTTTATCGGAAAGGACTTGGGTGTGATTCTCCGTTCCGCCTTGGAACAAAACACGGTCACGTTTCTCATAGGAATCGTTTTTCTATTGGTGTTTCTTCCGGTTTCCACATGGCTCTTCCTCAAATACAATCCGTATCAATACAAGAAAGAATCCTGGAAGTCGACCGCGATTCAAATCTCGATCGTTTTGATCGTGACGATCGTCGCGGTCCGCGGAGGAATCCAAGAATCTCCGATAAGAGCGACTAACGCGATCGTATCGGGAAACAACTTCGTAAATAATATCGCGTTAAACGGCGTCTTCACTTCCATCATGGATTTAAAAAGCCAATCCATTCCTAAATTCCTAAAACTCGAAACCGACGAAGCAGTTTCGATCGTTCGAAAGGAAATTTCTTATCCAGGCGCGGAATTCATCAGCGACAAATATCCGATCCTAAGAGTTCAAAAGGAAACCAACGCGGGAACGCCGCCTAACGTCGTTTTGATCATGCTCGAAAACTGGACGGGCAAATTCATCCGGCCGATTTCGAACGGTCTTGTGGAAGGGAAGGAAGTCACTCCTTACTTCAATCAACTTTTGAAAAAGGGAAGATTCTACAATCGATTCATCGCTTCGGGAGGAAGAACGACCAACGGAATGATGTCCATTCTTACCGGAATTCCGGATCGCCCCGGTTTAACGGTGGTGAGAACGCATCAGGTTCTCGGAAACTTTTCGGGGATCGGAAATATTTTTAAAAGAATGGGCTACGATACTTTTTTCGTCACAGGCGGGGATCTGAGCTTCGACAACAAAAGCACGTTGATGCCGCACTGGGGTTTTGACACCGTTCTCGGCGAAAAGGAAATCGCAAAACTCGGAAGATTCAAACTCGGGGCCTGGGGTTACGACGACGCGGACGTATTACAATTATTGCATGAAAGAATCTCATCTTCCAAAAAACCGATTCTCGGTTTGGCGCTCACTCTAACCACACACTATCCGTATAGAACTCCTTCCGAAAAATTCCGGATCTTCGATCCTTCCACGAGAGACTACGATTTTCTAAACGTCTATAACTACGCGGATTGGGCCGTTCACAACTTTATCGCACAGGCCGAAAAGTCCGGTTATTTTAAGAATACGATCTTCGTGTTCGTGGCCGATCACACGCACCATCGATATCTGGATTACTACGAGGACAGAAACGTTCCGTTTTTGATCTACGCTCCGGGAAGAGTCGCACCTGCGTTAGACGAAACCATCGCGTCTCAGCTGGACGTGATTCCCACCATACTCGGACTCGTGGGCAAAAAAGCGGTATTCTCGTCGATGGGAAGAAATCTTCTCGCCCCGGGCAGAACACAAACCGCGTATTTCGCGTACGGAAACCTTTTCGGCTGGATCGAAAACGATCATTTTTATCTGAGATTTTTCGACGGAAAAGAGGATCTTTCGTATAACATACAACCTCCTCGTCAAAAGAATAATTTCTGTGAAAAGGATCCCGTCGTATGCGACGATATGAGTAAAAAAGCGAAGGCGTATCTCAATCTAAGTTACGAACTGCTCAATAAGAATATCGTGTTTCCTTCCGACGCGGAGCTACAAAAGGAAATCGATTCAAAGAAGTAA
- a CDS encoding TetR/AcrR family transcriptional regulator, giving the protein MKDNIEVDPQWPEGQKKIFLAAIDIFAQKGFSAATTMEIAKKAGVAEGLIFKHFKSKKELLLRLALPIMEGFIAPITLRRLQAVFSKEFSSLEEFLTAVFEERIAFVTKNRNLLRIILQEAFVNSDIQAMLERVFKMNLAPLILQRLKKFQEQGLISEMPTSSAFRLVATNLAGYMMITEIFYQPKVEDGWDREAEMRRTIEFIAKGLSPNKKEAAPSKPAPKKKAPIRKTKPAKPQAKPKKKKKKS; this is encoded by the coding sequence ATGAAGGACAATATCGAAGTCGATCCGCAGTGGCCGGAAGGTCAAAAAAAGATATTTTTGGCCGCGATAGACATATTCGCGCAAAAGGGTTTTTCCGCGGCTACGACGATGGAAATCGCCAAAAAGGCCGGCGTCGCCGAAGGGCTGATTTTCAAACATTTCAAAAGCAAGAAGGAACTTCTTCTTCGTTTGGCGCTTCCGATTATGGAAGGTTTTATCGCACCGATCACTTTGAGACGACTTCAGGCAGTTTTCTCAAAGGAATTCTCCTCCTTGGAAGAATTTTTGACCGCGGTTTTCGAAGAGAGAATCGCGTTCGTCACTAAGAACAGAAATCTTCTTCGAATCATTCTACAAGAGGCCTTTGTCAATTCCGACATACAAGCGATGCTCGAAAGAGTGTTTAAAATGAACCTCGCGCCTTTGATTCTGCAACGGCTTAAAAAATTTCAGGAACAGGGATTGATCTCGGAGATGCCCACATCAAGCGCGTTTCGATTGGTCGCAACGAATCTCGCGGGTTATATGATGATCACGGAAATTTTTTATCAACCGAAGGTTGAGGACGGCTGGGACAGGGAAGCGGAGATGAGAAGAACGATCGAATTTATCGCGAAAGGATTATCGCCTAACAAGAAAGAGGCGGCTCCTTCCAAACCCGCACCCAAAAAAAAGGCGCCGATCCGTAAAACAAAACCCGCAAAACCACAAGCAAAACCTAAGAAGAAAAAAAAGAAATCTTAG